From a single Parcubacteria group bacterium CG10_big_fil_rev_8_21_14_0_10_36_14 genomic region:
- a CDS encoding YibE/F, protein MKKILLIILLLTFLMPIVSNAQTSDNILEAKVLKIIQEREYISEDGSKIIQQDIQMEGLDGVWKDKKIIFYGISDLEVVNTNIYKKGDNVLVSYVQDGEGNDVFYILDYIRRSNLYLLAFIFALIIVFIGKWKGLKSLLSLCISFLIIIKFIVPQILAGHNPLLIAIIGSFLILLIIIYLTEGWNAKSHLSVLSILISLVITGELATLFTFMARLTGTAGEDIMYLIGIGKNAIDFKGLLLAGILIGTLGVLDDMVLSQIEAVRQIKDANPLLDKKEIIKKAYGIGRSHLGAIINTLFLAYAAVSLPFLILFSAKSTMTAMQVINNEMIATEIIRTLVGSIGIALALPISTIIATYYYAKTKKK, encoded by the coding sequence ATGAAAAAAATACTTTTAATAATTTTGCTCCTTACTTTTTTAATGCCGATTGTTTCAAACGCGCAAACTTCTGATAATATCCTTGAAGCCAAGGTTTTAAAAATTATACAAGAAAGAGAGTATATTTCAGAAGATGGCTCAAAAATAATTCAACAAGATATACAAATGGAAGGATTAGATGGTGTGTGGAAAGATAAAAAAATTATTTTTTACGGAATATCCGATTTAGAAGTAGTAAATACAAATATATATAAAAAAGGAGACAATGTTTTGGTAAGCTACGTGCAAGATGGGGAAGGAAACGACGTATTTTATATTTTGGACTATATCCGCAGAAGCAACCTTTATCTATTGGCTTTTATTTTTGCGTTAATCATTGTTTTTATTGGAAAGTGGAAAGGGCTAAAATCCTTGCTAAGTTTATGTATAAGTTTTTTAATAATAATAAAATTTATTGTTCCACAAATTTTAGCCGGCCACAATCCGCTTTTGATAGCAATAATCGGTTCATTTTTAATATTGCTTATTATTATTTATCTTACTGAAGGATGGAATGCAAAATCTCATCTTTCTGTTTTAAGCATTCTGATATCTCTTGTTATCACTGGCGAGCTTGCCACGCTATTTACTTTTATGGCGCGCCTTACCGGAACTGCCGGAGAAGACATAATGTATTTAATAGGCATTGGCAAAAACGCGATAGATTTTAAAGGATTGCTTTTAGCCGGAATATTAATCGGCACACTGGGTGTTTTAGACGATATGGTGTTAAGCCAAATAGAAGCCGTCCGTCAGATAAAAGACGCAAACCCATTGCTTGATAAAAAGGAAATTATAAAAAAAGCATACGGGATTGGCAGAAGCCACTTAGGCGCCATTATAAATACATTATTTTTGGCATATGCCGCAGTATCTCTGCCATTTCTAATACTTTTTTCGGCAAAATCCACAATGACAGCTATGCAAGTAATAAATAACGAAATGATTGCCACAGAG